One Streptomyces sp. R28 DNA window includes the following coding sequences:
- a CDS encoding aspartate aminotransferase family protein: MTPQPNPEIGAAVKAADRAHVFHSWSAQELIDPLAVAGAEGSYFWDYDGKRYLDLTSGLVFTNIGYQHPKVVAAIQEQAAHLTTFAPAFAVEARSEAARLIAERTPGDLDKIFFTNGGADAVEHAVRMARLHTGRPKVLSAYRSYHGGTQQAVNLTGDPRRWASDSAAAGVVHFWAPFLYRSRFYAETEEQECARALEHLETTIAFEGPSTVAAIILETIPGTAGIMLPPPGYLAGVREICDKYGIVFVLDEVMAGFGRTGEWFAADLFDVTPDLMTFAKGVNSGYVPLGGVAISGAIAETFARRPYPGGLTYSGHPLACAAAVATINVMAEEGIVENAARLGAEVVGPGLRELAERHPCVGEVRGTGMFWAVELVRNRETREPLVPYNAAGEANAPMAAFGSAAKAAGIWPFVNMNRTHVVPPCNVSEAELKEGLAALDAALAVADEYTD; this comes from the coding sequence ATGACCCCTCAGCCAAATCCCGAGATCGGCGCCGCCGTGAAGGCCGCGGACCGTGCGCATGTCTTTCACTCCTGGTCCGCGCAGGAGCTCATCGACCCGCTCGCCGTCGCCGGCGCGGAGGGGTCGTACTTCTGGGACTACGACGGCAAGCGCTACCTCGACCTCACCAGCGGGCTGGTCTTCACGAACATCGGCTACCAGCACCCGAAAGTCGTCGCCGCGATACAGGAGCAGGCCGCACACCTGACCACCTTCGCGCCCGCCTTCGCCGTCGAGGCCCGGTCCGAGGCGGCGCGGCTGATCGCCGAGCGGACGCCGGGTGACCTGGACAAGATCTTCTTCACCAACGGCGGCGCGGACGCCGTGGAGCATGCCGTACGGATGGCGCGGCTGCACACGGGACGCCCGAAGGTGCTCTCGGCGTACCGGTCGTACCACGGGGGCACGCAGCAGGCCGTGAACCTCACCGGCGACCCGCGCCGCTGGGCCTCCGACAGTGCCGCGGCCGGTGTCGTGCACTTCTGGGCGCCCTTCCTCTACCGCTCCCGCTTCTACGCGGAGACCGAGGAGCAGGAGTGCGCGCGGGCGCTGGAGCATCTGGAGACGACGATCGCCTTCGAGGGGCCGTCGACCGTCGCCGCGATCATCCTGGAGACGATCCCCGGGACGGCCGGGATCATGCTGCCGCCGCCCGGCTACCTCGCCGGCGTTCGCGAGATCTGCGACAAGTACGGGATCGTCTTCGTCCTGGACGAGGTCATGGCGGGGTTCGGACGGACCGGTGAGTGGTTCGCGGCGGATCTCTTCGACGTGACCCCGGACCTGATGACCTTCGCGAAGGGCGTGAACTCCGGATATGTGCCCCTGGGCGGGGTCGCCATCTCCGGCGCCATCGCCGAGACCTTCGCGAGGCGCCCGTACCCGGGCGGTCTGACCTACTCCGGCCACCCGCTGGCCTGCGCGGCCGCCGTCGCGACGATCAACGTGATGGCCGAGGAGGGCATCGTCGAGAACGCCGCCCGGCTGGGCGCCGAGGTGGTCGGACCGGGATTGCGAGAGCTGGCCGAGCGGCACCCCTGCGTCGGCGAGGTGCGCGGTACCGGCATGTTCTGGGCCGTCGAACTGGTGCGGAACCGGGAGACCCGTGAGCCGCTGGTGCCGTACAACGCGGCCGGCGAGGCGAACGCCCCCATGGCGGCGTTCGGCTCCGCCGCGAAGGCCGCGGGTATCTGGCCGTTCGTGAACATGAACCGCACGCATGTCGTCCCGCCGTGCAACGTGAGCGAGGCCGAGCTGAAGGAGGGGCTGGCAGCGCTGGACGCCGCGCTGGCGGTGGCGGACGAGTACACGGACTGA
- a CDS encoding type 1 glutamine amidotransferase family protein, translating into MSTKTSTETGTDTGVGAIRKPVYLAVYDTLADWEPGHATAQLARAGYEIRTVGPTREPVTTVGGLRIQPDLALDDVRPSDASLLVLPGADLWAETSAATAAGGDDLAPFARKAREFLDAGVPVAAICGATAGLAREGLLDDRDHTSAVSFYLAATGYGGGARYVEADAVTDGGLVTAGPTEPVAFAREILRLLHVYDDEAVDAWYRLFHDSDAEAYAVLEKAGVL; encoded by the coding sequence ATGAGCACCAAGACCAGCACCGAAACGGGCACGGACACGGGCGTCGGCGCCATCCGCAAGCCCGTGTATCTCGCCGTCTACGACACCCTGGCCGACTGGGAGCCGGGCCACGCCACCGCGCAGCTCGCTCGCGCCGGATACGAGATCCGCACCGTCGGCCCCACCCGCGAGCCCGTCACCACCGTCGGCGGCCTCCGCATCCAGCCCGACCTGGCCCTGGACGACGTACGGCCGTCCGACGCGTCCCTGCTGGTCCTCCCGGGCGCCGACCTCTGGGCCGAGACATCGGCCGCTACCGCGGCGGGAGGCGACGACCTCGCCCCCTTCGCCCGCAAGGCGCGGGAGTTCCTCGACGCCGGTGTGCCCGTCGCCGCGATCTGCGGGGCGACGGCCGGTCTGGCCCGCGAAGGCCTGCTCGACGACCGGGACCACACCAGCGCGGTCTCCTTCTACCTGGCCGCGACCGGGTACGGCGGCGGCGCGCGGTACGTCGAGGCCGACGCCGTCACCGACGGGGGGCTCGTCACCGCCGGGCCCACCGAACCCGTCGCCTTCGCCCGGGAGATCCTGCGGCTCCTGCACGTGTACGACGACGAGGCCGTCGACGCCTGGTACCGCCTGTTCCACGACTCCGACGCCGAGGCGTACGCCGTACTCGAGAAGGCCGGCGTTCTGTGA
- a CDS encoding MarR family winged helix-turn-helix transcriptional regulator: MSRERQDLLSRSALGVFRLNGQFLAVAEELAKPAGLTAAWWQVLGAVLGEPLPVSGIARAMGITRQSVQRIADLLVEKGLAEYRPNPAHRRAKLLAPTEEGRAAISRINPGHAAFADRLAQALGEADLADAVRVLERLSKVLDQIAVPVTEP, from the coding sequence GTGAGCCGCGAACGCCAGGACCTGCTCAGCCGCAGCGCGCTCGGTGTCTTCCGGCTCAACGGCCAGTTCCTCGCGGTCGCCGAGGAGCTGGCCAAGCCCGCCGGGCTGACGGCGGCCTGGTGGCAGGTGCTCGGGGCGGTGCTCGGCGAACCCCTGCCCGTCTCCGGCATCGCCCGCGCCATGGGTATCACGAGGCAGAGCGTGCAGCGCATCGCCGATCTGCTGGTGGAGAAGGGGCTCGCGGAGTACCGGCCCAACCCCGCCCACCGCCGCGCCAAGCTCCTCGCGCCCACGGAGGAGGGGCGCGCGGCGATCTCCCGGATCAACCCCGGCCACGCGGCCTTCGCGGACCGTTTGGCGCAGGCCCTCGGGGAGGCGGACCTCGCCGATGCCGTACGGGTTCTGGAACGGTTGTCGAAGGTGCTCGACCAGATCGCCGTTCCTGTTACGGAACCGTAG
- a CDS encoding substrate-binding domain-containing protein, whose translation MEWLSAENIVAVGTAVLGVVASGVMVWYERRVPRRKRIGYRVQMDNPIGDDVSSGRANVRLGLFDADMDDATLVLLRVENDGSQSIDRDDYTGPEPHGLTAVFTDRTIRGVSVTQPTDIDHLMDHFTPQRGFGYEDNRLRIPRVPLNPGDHYKLLVMLSGGDVGREIRLRGGIRDGEVHPNRSATPDDKAPVFSLQARIFTGLLTLSVLALAGIVVFRDGNPIECERGELRVIGSTAFEPVLSTLAQSYERKCAGAEIDVETRGSEAGVAELAALAGGSRPRARSVIAFSDGPLGDRLGLKGKKVALSVFTLVVNDGIELGPDGLSVQQVRDIYKGRYKRWGEVLPGLDRATAGLPVVLVSRGDSSGTRQVFQDRVLGQWEQAQSTSLDCRPPEGAVTSVTRCELPGTGDVLDKVAEQPGAIGYSELGVAARHKGVRTVPLDGDRANVDEIERGDSAYPYRDIEYAYTSGTAPDDSLTAGFLAYLDKESSRQVIRTHGHLPCGTPVGLKLCVNSRD comes from the coding sequence GTGGAGTGGCTGAGCGCAGAGAACATCGTGGCCGTCGGCACCGCGGTGCTCGGTGTCGTCGCGTCCGGCGTCATGGTCTGGTACGAGCGCCGGGTGCCGCGCAGGAAGCGCATCGGCTACCGCGTCCAGATGGACAACCCCATAGGCGACGACGTGAGTTCGGGCCGGGCCAACGTCCGCCTCGGCCTGTTCGACGCGGACATGGACGACGCGACCCTCGTGCTGCTGCGCGTCGAGAACGACGGCTCGCAGAGCATCGACCGCGACGACTACACCGGCCCCGAACCCCACGGTCTCACCGCGGTGTTCACGGACCGCACCATCCGAGGTGTCTCGGTCACGCAGCCGACCGACATCGACCACCTGATGGACCACTTCACCCCGCAACGGGGCTTCGGCTACGAGGACAACCGGCTGCGCATCCCGCGCGTCCCGCTCAACCCCGGCGACCACTACAAGCTGCTGGTGATGCTGTCCGGCGGCGACGTGGGCCGGGAGATCCGGCTGCGCGGCGGCATCCGGGACGGCGAGGTGCACCCCAACCGCAGCGCGACGCCGGACGACAAGGCGCCGGTGTTCAGCCTGCAGGCAAGGATCTTCACCGGGCTGCTCACGCTCTCCGTGCTGGCGCTCGCGGGCATCGTCGTCTTCCGTGACGGCAATCCGATCGAGTGCGAGCGGGGCGAGCTGAGGGTGATCGGCTCGACCGCCTTCGAGCCGGTGCTCTCGACGCTGGCGCAGAGTTACGAGCGCAAGTGCGCGGGCGCCGAGATCGACGTCGAGACGCGCGGCAGCGAGGCGGGCGTCGCCGAGCTCGCCGCCCTGGCCGGTGGGTCCAGGCCGAGGGCGCGGTCCGTGATCGCGTTCTCCGACGGCCCGCTCGGCGACCGACTGGGGCTGAAGGGGAAGAAGGTCGCGCTGTCCGTCTTCACCCTCGTCGTCAACGACGGGATCGAGCTCGGGCCCGACGGCCTGTCCGTGCAGCAGGTGCGGGACATCTACAAGGGCAGGTACAAGCGCTGGGGCGAGGTGCTCCCGGGCCTCGACAGGGCGACCGCCGGCCTGCCCGTCGTCCTGGTCAGCCGGGGTGACAGTTCGGGGACGCGACAGGTCTTCCAGGACCGCGTGCTGGGGCAGTGGGAGCAGGCGCAGAGCACGTCACTGGACTGCCGGCCGCCCGAGGGCGCCGTCACCTCCGTCACGCGGTGCGAACTCCCCGGCACCGGCGACGTCCTGGACAAGGTCGCCGAACAGCCCGGCGCCATCGGCTACAGCGAGCTCGGCGTCGCCGCCCGGCACAAGGGCGTGCGCACGGTGCCCCTCGACGGCGACCGCGCGAACGTGGACGAGATCGAGCGCGGCGACAGCGCCTACCCGTACCGCGACATCGAGTACGCCTACACCTCCGGCACCGCCCCCGACGACTCCCTCACCGCCGGCTTCCTCGCCTACCTGGACAAGGAGAGCAGCCGACAGGTGATCCGCACGCACGGGCATCTGCCGTGCGGGACGCCGGTGGGGCTGAAGTTGTGCGTGAACTCCCGCGACTGA
- a CDS encoding M28 family metallopeptidase, translated as MATTATTGTAEAAPASAAGNLAASAQRPTRELRALLREIDPARIEATTRKLVSFGTRHTLSVQDDPDRGIGAARDWLLAELRSYAATSAGRMTAELQSYVQEPAPRIPSPTKITNVIATLRGSVTPERVHVVSGHYDSRATDVMDATSDAPGADDDASGVAVVLELARVMAKRRPASTIVFAAVAGEEQGLYGSAYMAQQLKAAGADVRAMFTNDIVGSSTADDGTREPYTIRLFAEGVPSSETPEQAAIRRSVGGENDSATRQLARFVRDVAENDATGMRIRVIHRRDRYRRGGDHIPFLERGYPAVRFTEPAEDFAHQHQDVRVDETGKQYGDLPQFCDFDFTARVAKVNAAALWTLSQAPAAPTGAKIITTTLTNTTQLVWTRGPEPDLAGYEIVWRETTAPEWTHVVPVGDVTTHEVDLSKDNVFVGVRAVNRAGLRGPVAFPAPQS; from the coding sequence ATGGCCACCACGGCCACGACCGGCACGGCCGAGGCGGCGCCCGCGTCGGCAGCGGGCAACCTTGCGGCATCCGCCCAGCGCCCCACCCGCGAACTCCGCGCCCTCCTCCGTGAGATCGACCCCGCCCGCATCGAGGCCACGACCCGCAAACTGGTCTCCTTCGGCACCCGTCACACCCTCTCCGTCCAGGACGACCCGGACCGCGGCATAGGCGCCGCCCGCGACTGGCTCCTGGCCGAACTGCGCTCCTACGCGGCGACCTCGGCCGGCCGGATGACCGCGGAACTCCAGTCCTACGTTCAGGAACCGGCTCCCCGTATCCCTTCCCCCACGAAGATCACGAACGTCATCGCGACACTGCGCGGCTCGGTCACGCCGGAGCGCGTCCACGTCGTCTCGGGCCACTACGACTCCCGCGCCACGGACGTCATGGACGCCACCTCCGACGCGCCGGGCGCGGACGACGACGCGTCGGGTGTGGCCGTCGTCCTGGAACTTGCCCGGGTGATGGCGAAGCGCCGCCCGGCGTCGACGATCGTGTTCGCGGCGGTGGCGGGGGAGGAGCAGGGGCTGTACGGATCGGCGTACATGGCACAGCAGTTGAAGGCGGCGGGCGCGGACGTCCGGGCCATGTTCACGAACGACATAGTCGGCAGCTCGACGGCGGACGACGGCACGCGCGAGCCGTACACGATCCGCCTGTTCGCGGAGGGGGTCCCCTCGTCGGAAACCCCCGAACAGGCGGCGATCCGCCGCTCGGTGGGCGGCGAGAACGACTCCGCGACCCGCCAACTGGCGAGGTTCGTCAGGGACGTGGCCGAGAACGACGCAACGGGCATGCGGATCCGAGTGATCCACCGCCGCGACCGCTACCGCCGGGGCGGCGACCACATCCCCTTCCTCGAACGCGGCTACCCGGCCGTCCGCTTCACCGAGCCGGCCGAGGACTTCGCCCACCAGCACCAGGACGTCCGCGTCGACGAGACCGGCAAGCAGTACGGCGACCTGCCGCAGTTCTGCGACTTCGACTTCACGGCGAGGGTGGCGAAGGTCAACGCGGCGGCCCTGTGGACCCTGTCCCAGGCCCCGGCCGCCCCGACCGGCGCCAAGATCATCACGACCACCCTCACGAACACCACCCAACTGGTGTGGACGAGGGGCCCGGAACCGGACCTGGCCGGCTACGAGATCGTCTGGCGCGAGACGACGGCCCCCGAGTGGACCCACGTGGTGCCGGTGGGCGACGTGACGACCCACGAGGTGGACCTGTCGAAGGACAACGTGTTCGTCGGAGTGAGAGCGGTGAACAGAGCGGGCCTGCGGGGCCCGGTGGCCTTCCCGGCCCCGCAGTCGTAA
- a CDS encoding SLATT domain-containing protein codes for MGQPEMQPERSSQHGRGVGGGEGAAGIRPGDLRGRAFPLGDWGEPAVRLHELYRWVERGALDTAAWYLADRVWKRRGARALRGGAAVGAVVGAALPLLDLTGVASGVAPWGYLALLLAVACVAVDRFFGVTSGWIRDVATAQAVQRRLQVLQFDWATESVREVLGPAEGTASEAAERCLGVLRRFSEDVTELVRAETADWMVEFRTGSAPMGIQSAVAGGARQDVGVGQGRLAVPPGNGARPNMPRQRPPEPR; via the coding sequence GTGGGTCAGCCGGAGATGCAGCCCGAGAGGTCGTCTCAGCACGGGCGGGGCGTCGGGGGCGGCGAAGGGGCGGCCGGGATCCGGCCGGGCGATCTGAGGGGGCGGGCGTTTCCGCTCGGGGACTGGGGGGAGCCCGCGGTGCGATTGCACGAGTTGTACCGGTGGGTGGAGCGGGGAGCGCTGGACACGGCCGCGTGGTATCTCGCGGATCGGGTGTGGAAGCGGCGGGGCGCTCGGGCGCTGCGGGGTGGGGCCGCGGTGGGGGCGGTGGTGGGGGCCGCGCTGCCGCTGCTGGATCTGACGGGGGTCGCGAGCGGGGTGGCGCCGTGGGGGTATCTGGCGCTGCTGCTGGCGGTGGCGTGTGTGGCGGTCGATCGGTTCTTCGGGGTGACGTCCGGGTGGATAAGGGACGTCGCCACGGCTCAGGCGGTGCAGCGGCGGCTTCAGGTGTTGCAGTTCGACTGGGCGACGGAGAGTGTGCGGGAGGTTCTGGGGCCGGCCGAGGGGACCGCGAGTGAGGCGGCGGAGCGGTGCCTGGGGGTGCTGCGGCGGTTCTCCGAGGACGTGACGGAGTTGGTGCGGGCGGAGACGGCGGACTGGATGGTGGAGTTCCGCACGGGGTCGGCGCCGATGGGGATTCAGTCGGCTGTGGCCGGTGGAGCTCGGCAGGATGTGGGGGTGGGGCAGGGGCGGCTTGCGGTGCCACCGGGGAACGGGGCCCGGCCGAACATGCCCCGGCAGCGGCCGCCTGAGCCTCGGTAG
- a CDS encoding YbaB/EbfC family nucleoid-associated protein, producing MIPGGGQPNMQQLLQQAQKMQQDLARAQEELAQTEVEGQAGGGLVKATVTGSGELRALKIDPKAVDPEDTETLADLVIAAVQAANENAQTLQQQKLGPLAQGLGGGSGIPGLPF from the coding sequence GTGATCCCCGGTGGTGGCCAGCCCAACATGCAGCAGCTGCTCCAGCAGGCCCAGAAGATGCAGCAGGACCTGGCGAGGGCGCAGGAGGAACTGGCTCAGACGGAGGTCGAGGGCCAGGCGGGCGGCGGCCTGGTGAAGGCCACCGTGACGGGCTCCGGCGAACTCAGGGCGCTCAAGATCGACCCGAAGGCGGTGGACCCGGAGGACACCGAGACCCTCGCCGACCTGGTCATCGCGGCCGTACAGGCGGCCAACGAGAACGCGCAGACGCTCCAGCAGCAGAAGCTGGGCCCGCTGGCCCAGGGCCTGGGCGGCGGCAGCGGCATCCCGGGCCTGCCCTTCTGA
- the recR gene encoding recombination mediator RecR, which translates to MYEGVVQDLIDELGRLPGVGPKSAQRIAFHILQAEPTDVRRLAQALMEVKAKVRFCATCGNIAQEELCNICRDTRRDPAVICVVEEPKDVVAIERTREFRGRYHVLGGAISPIEGVGPDDLRIRELLARLADGTVMELILATDPNLEGEATATYLARMIKPMGLKVTRLASGLPVGGDLEYADEVTLGRAFEGRRLLDV; encoded by the coding sequence TTGTACGAAGGCGTGGTCCAGGACCTCATCGACGAGCTGGGACGGCTGCCCGGCGTCGGTCCCAAGAGCGCGCAGCGGATCGCCTTCCACATCCTGCAGGCGGAACCGACGGACGTACGGCGCCTCGCCCAGGCCCTGATGGAGGTCAAGGCGAAGGTCCGCTTCTGCGCGACGTGCGGGAACATCGCGCAGGAGGAGCTGTGCAACATCTGCCGGGACACGCGCCGTGACCCGGCGGTGATCTGCGTGGTCGAGGAGCCCAAGGACGTGGTGGCGATCGAGCGGACCCGCGAGTTCCGCGGCCGTTACCACGTCCTCGGCGGCGCGATCAGCCCGATCGAGGGTGTCGGACCGGACGACCTGCGTATACGAGAACTTCTCGCGCGGTTGGCCGACGGGACGGTCATGGAGCTGATCCTGGCCACCGACCCGAACCTGGAGGGCGAGGCCACGGCCACGTACCTCGCACGCATGATCAAGCCCATGGGCCTGAAGGTCACCCGCCTGGCCAGCGGCCTCCCGGTGGGTGGCGACCTGGAATACGCGGACGAGGTCACCCTCGGCCGCGCCTTCGAGGGGAGACGACTCCTAGATGTCTGA
- a CDS encoding DUF5063 domain-containing protein, whose protein sequence is MSDATLHATEPDPDDFAVQISDQIESFLVAVTEVAKGDEPGSTVPFLLLEVSQLLLAGGRLGAHEDIVPDERYEPDLGPEPDVDELRENLARLLDPVDVYSEVFDPYEPRKAPVPARISDDLADVITDLRHGMAHYRAGRTTEALWWWQFSYFSNWGTTASATLRALHSVLAHVRLNQPLEELDGLDTDQSMMGDETLEFEAGRVMEQEIGEPLGMRPAK, encoded by the coding sequence ATGTCTGACGCCACGCTGCACGCGACCGAGCCGGACCCGGACGACTTCGCGGTCCAGATCTCGGACCAGATCGAGAGCTTCCTGGTCGCCGTCACGGAGGTCGCGAAGGGCGACGAGCCGGGCTCGACCGTGCCCTTCCTCCTCCTGGAGGTCTCCCAACTCCTCCTGGCCGGCGGCCGCCTGGGCGCCCACGAGGACATCGTCCCCGACGAGCGCTACGAGCCCGACCTGGGCCCGGAGCCCGACGTCGACGAACTCCGCGAGAACCTCGCCCGCCTGCTGGACCCGGTGGACGTCTACTCCGAGGTCTTCGACCCCTACGAGCCCCGCAAGGCCCCGGTCCCGGCCCGTATCTCCGACGACTTGGCCGACGTCATCACCGACCTCCGCCACGGCATGGCCCACTACCGCGCCGGCCGCACCACGGAGGCGCTGTGGTGGTGGCAGTTCTCGTACTTCTCCAACTGGGGCACGACGGCCTCGGCGACCCTGCGCGCCCTGCACTCGGTCCTGGCCCACGTCCGCCTGAACCAGCCCCTGGAGGAGCTGGACGGCCTGGACACGGACCAGAGCATGATGGGCGACGAGACGCTGGAGTTCGAGGCCGGCAGGGTCATGGAGCAGGAGATCGGGGAGCCGCTGGGGATGCGGCCGGCGAAGTAG
- a CDS encoding RidA family protein has protein sequence MSSELATRLTELDLRLPDVSPPRGAYVPAVRSGSLVYVAGQVPMANGELVATGKVGGDVTPEEAYGLSRRCALAALAAAVSVAGRDAVAGVVKVVGYVASADGFTGQPGVVDGASDLFLAVFGEAGRHARSAVGVAELPLGAPVEIEVVFETSG, from the coding sequence ATGAGTAGCGAACTCGCCACCAGGCTCACCGAGTTGGACCTGCGCCTGCCCGATGTCAGCCCGCCCCGCGGGGCCTATGTCCCGGCGGTGCGCAGCGGCTCCCTCGTCTACGTGGCCGGCCAGGTGCCCATGGCGAACGGCGAACTCGTGGCCACCGGCAAGGTCGGGGGCGACGTGACGCCGGAGGAGGCGTACGGGCTCAGCCGGCGGTGCGCGCTCGCCGCCCTGGCCGCGGCCGTCTCCGTCGCGGGGCGGGACGCTGTGGCGGGCGTGGTGAAGGTGGTCGGCTACGTCGCGTCGGCCGACGGTTTCACCGGACAGCCGGGTGTGGTCGACGGCGCGAGCGACCTCTTCCTCGCCGTCTTCGGCGAGGCCGGCCGTCATGCACGCAGCGCGGTGGGCGTCGCGGAACTCCCGCTGGGCGCTCCGGTCGAGATCGAGGTCGTCTTCGAGACGTCCGGGTGA
- a CDS encoding PhzF family phenazine biosynthesis protein has product MEVLRYVAFAADPAGGNPAGVVLDATGIDEATMLATAGDVGYSETAFVLPSADGTLDIRYFSPLTEVPFCGHATIATAVAYADRHGPGPLRLRTKAGSVSVSTTLDADGSLVASLVSVEPRTAPISPDDLAELLTALHWPAGDLDPTLPPRAAYAGAWHPVIAAADRGRLADLDYDMPSLATLMARKDWATVDLVWRESATVFHARNPFPPGGVFEDPATGAAAAALGGYLRELRLVPTPATITVHQGADMGRPSKISVSVPQKPGSGIEVTGTAARI; this is encoded by the coding sequence ATGGAGGTTCTACGCTACGTAGCGTTCGCCGCCGACCCCGCCGGAGGCAACCCGGCGGGTGTCGTGCTGGACGCCACCGGGATCGACGAGGCGACGATGCTGGCGACGGCGGGCGACGTCGGCTACTCGGAGACCGCGTTCGTGCTGCCGTCGGCCGACGGCACCCTGGACATCAGATACTTCAGCCCGCTCACCGAGGTGCCGTTCTGCGGCCACGCGACGATCGCGACCGCCGTCGCCTACGCGGACCGGCACGGTCCCGGCCCCCTGCGGCTGCGCACCAAGGCCGGCTCGGTGTCCGTCAGCACCACCCTCGACGCGGACGGCTCCCTGGTCGCCTCCCTGGTGAGCGTCGAGCCCCGGACGGCACCGATCTCCCCAGACGACCTGGCCGAGCTGCTGACAGCCCTGCACTGGCCCGCCGGGGACCTCGATCCGACGCTGCCGCCCCGCGCCGCGTACGCCGGTGCCTGGCATCCGGTGATCGCCGCCGCCGACCGCGGACGCCTCGCGGACCTGGACTACGACATGCCGTCGCTCGCCACCCTCATGGCCCGGAAGGACTGGGCCACCGTCGACCTCGTCTGGCGGGAGTCGGCGACGGTGTTCCACGCCCGCAACCCCTTCCCGCCCGGCGGCGTGTTCGAGGACCCGGCCACCGGCGCGGCGGCCGCCGCGCTCGGCGGCTACCTGAGGGAACTGCGCCTCGTCCCCACGCCCGCCACCATCACGGTCCATCAAGGCGCGGACATGGGCCGGCCGAGCAAGATCTCGGTGTCGGTCCCGCAAAAGCCCGGCAGCGGCATCGAAGTCACCGGCACGGCCGCCCGCATCTGA
- a CDS encoding proline hydroxylase, which produces MSAHSQAVPRDPYFSVATAPAFTREHIADLAAGRRAAVRVPGLLSAATCAEILHALESSPFESYGRQRVQPPVMRFGVGVSDHRTNGAIADSYWPSADADRKAWRSLGLPYDPFALCREALGADWPGTVAVGTNGGRELTPGVAREPNYGFQVHFDEALREFQGNLLDSPLVAQFAFNLYLAVPETGGETVIWRHRWHPADEAHRLPQSYGYAETVVGDAESVEVRPTVGEALLLDPRNFHAVRPSEGGRRIALGFSMGLSITGDLLTWG; this is translated from the coding sequence TTGTCCGCTCATTCTCAAGCCGTACCGCGCGACCCCTACTTCAGCGTGGCGACCGCCCCGGCGTTCACCCGTGAGCACATCGCCGACCTCGCGGCCGGCCGTCGCGCCGCCGTCCGGGTACCCGGCCTCCTCTCCGCCGCCACGTGCGCGGAAATCCTGCACGCGCTGGAGAGTTCACCCTTCGAGTCGTACGGCAGGCAGCGCGTCCAGCCGCCCGTGATGCGGTTCGGTGTCGGCGTCAGCGACCACCGCACGAACGGCGCCATCGCCGACAGCTACTGGCCCTCGGCCGACGCCGACCGGAAGGCATGGCGGAGCCTCGGGCTCCCCTACGACCCCTTCGCGCTGTGCCGCGAGGCGCTCGGCGCGGACTGGCCCGGCACTGTGGCAGTCGGCACCAACGGCGGCCGGGAGCTGACGCCCGGCGTCGCCCGCGAGCCCAACTACGGCTTCCAGGTCCACTTCGACGAGGCACTGCGCGAGTTCCAGGGGAATCTGCTGGACTCCCCCCTGGTGGCCCAGTTCGCGTTCAACCTGTACCTCGCCGTCCCGGAGACCGGCGGCGAGACGGTCATCTGGCGGCACCGCTGGCACCCCGCCGACGAGGCCCACCGGCTGCCGCAGTCCTACGGGTACGCCGAAACCGTGGTGGGCGACGCCGAGTCGGTCGAGGTCAGGCCCACCGTGGGCGAGGCTCTGCTGCTAGACCCGCGCAACTTCCACGCCGTGCGCCCAAGCGAAGGGGGTCGCCGTATCGCACTGGGGTTCTCGATGGGGCTGAGCATCACCGGAGACCTTCTGACGTGGGGGTGA